One Cotesia glomerata isolate CgM1 linkage group LG8, MPM_Cglom_v2.3, whole genome shotgun sequence genomic window carries:
- the LOC123270909 gene encoding coiled-coil domain-containing protein 170 isoform X4 gives MTHDVTTSLRSELAALEYKRDRLSSELQEMKTTLRLRDQRVTELQLEADQLREQAARQNSIISSLKKRIQDLEDRERNLYATHGRTEITVQSLQRDVKYHEEKNREYEKKIRQLEHHITEETDLKERARLNLQDFVRRLAHALNSEFCDSTHHSPEMVIHKAEELVQEVNRLRTKSINFESQLTSVEVESKSCRDLLERSSIERDQLQRQVSTQSAELERLRQDKECLEMQYRVTERELNELRDKLVNANRNLTSITGNVSSQETLICQLRDDLKNREEKLSRVQNELRHLLESLAILVSTPNRFVESHENSIKDRIREIIAENKDHILKIHSLKEKLNGMSESSNRQSELLESSMMKIRSLEDDRASLESKVHKLESELTSCELTKESLRRDKHSITIFLERLGKAMQMEDISQEIGLDLQTEALLVRAEQLARLETDKLVDKLVYNYTTFPRIRRERSFELPCLKETSVVYQLQRRVRTLREQLQRRDLHLDLLRRKLSLQEDGVRIKSMLQAERDDANLRAKKAMKQIDRLQIQLAEEKSRNRELSAQLTEAADYKIAALERSRKIEELQKRLVESEMLRTRYTRKLTMLKDQMRTTAESADQERSINDHSLQLLRDELAQVKQNLAEVTRRESQLQTFRVSVVKTLSEPIFTPDYEIISRLQKMVSAHRDFTMLSRRYDEPLETNPSRCTSIHPVHSVHPPRSPGSRCTRYDDSGFADPPDLHEIDDEYKRPVRSSLLP, from the exons ATGACGCATGACGTCACAACAAGTTTAAGAAGTGAATTAGCAGCTCTGGAATACAAACGAGACCGACTTTCATCTGAA CTTCAAGAGATGAAGACTACGTTGAGATTACGAGACCAGAGGGTAACCGAGTTACAGTTGGAGGCTGATCAACTTCGTGAGCAAGCCGCTAGACAAAATTCTATAATTTctagtcttaaaaaaagaatacaA gatctCGAAGATAGAGAGAGAAATCTATATGCGACACATGGGCGTACTGAAATAACAGTTCAAAGCTTACAACGTGATGTTAAATatcacgaagaaaaaaatcggGAGTATGAAAAGAAAATTCGACAATTAGAACATCACATCACGGAAGAAACTGATTTAAAAGAACGTGCGCGGTTAAATTTACAg GACTTTGTAAGAAGATTAGCGCATGCATTGAACAGTGAATTTTGCGACAGTACACACCACAGCCCAGAAATGGTGATTCACAAAGCTGAAGAACTTGTCCAGGAAGTTAATCGACTCCGTACCAAgagtattaattttgaaagcCAATTAACTAGTGTAGAAGTTGAATCTAAGAGCTGCCGAGATTTATTAGAACGATCTAGTATTGAAAGAGATCAATTGCAACGACAAGTTAGCACGCAATCAGCTGAACTGGAACGACTTCGTCAG GATAAAGAGTGCCTTGAAATGCAGTACAGGGTCACCGAGAGGGAATTGAATGAACTCAGGGACAAATTAGTGAATGCTAATAGAAATCTCACGAGTATTACAGGAAATGTTTCTAGTCAAGAAACGCTCATTTGTCAATTACGag ATGATCTAAAAAACCGAGAAGAAAAACTGTCTCGAGTACAAAACGAACTGCGTCATCTTCTTGAATCTTTGGCAATACTCGTTAGCACTCCGAATAGATTTGTTGAGTCTCATGAGAATTCAATAAAAGATCGGATACGTGAGATCATTGCCGAAAACAAAGATCATATCCTT AAAATCCATAGcctgaaagaaaaattaaacggAATGTCGGAATCATCAAACCGGCAAAGTGAGTTGTTAGAGTCGAGTATGATGAAAATAAGGAGCCTTGAAGATGATCGTGCAAGTTTAGAATCTAAAGTTCATAAATTAGAATCTGAATTAACAAGTTGTGAATTGACTAAGGAGTCACTCAGGCGTGATAAACATAGC attacaatatttttggAACGTCTGGGCAAAGCTATGCAAATGGAAGATATTTCTCAAGAAATCGGTTTGGATCTTCAAACAGAAGCTCTGTTAGTACGAGCTGAACAGTTAGCACGCCTTGAGACAGATAAGCTCGTCGACAAG CTAGTCTACAACTACACAACATTTCCCAGGATACGGCGAGAGCGGTCCTTCGAGCTTCCTTGTCTAAAAGAA ACATCTGTTGTTTATCAACTTCAAAGACGAGTAAGAACTCTACGGGAACAATTGCAGCGACGGGATTTACATTTGGATCTATTGCGTAGAAAGCTTTCACTGCAGGAAGATGGCGTGAGAATTAAGTCGATGTTACAAGCGGAGAGAGACGACGCTAATTTACG agcTAAAAAAGCAATGAAGCAAATAGATCGACTGCAGATACAATTGGCGGAAGAAAAATCCCGGAATCGTGAATTGAGCGCTCAATTAACAGAAGCTGCTGATTACAAG ATTGCGGCGTTAGAGCGCAGTCGAAAAATAGAAGAGTTGCAAAAGCGTCTAGTGGAGAGTGAAATGCTTAGAACTCGTTACACCAGAAAATTAACGATGCTGAAAGATCAAATGCGGACAACGGCTGAGAGTGCTGATCAAGAAAGATCGATTAATGATCATTCATTACAATTACTTAGAGACGAACTGGCTCAGgttaaacaaaatttagcGGAGGTCACCAGAAGAGAATCACAATTGCAGACTTTCCGAGTCTCTGTTGTTAAAACACTCTCGGAACCTATTTTTACGCCtgattatgaaattatttcgCGTTTACAAAAAATGGTATCAGCTCATCGAGACTTTACAATGTTATCGCGTAGATATGACGAGCCTTTGGAAACCAATCCATCGCGTTGCACTAG taTCCATCCAGTCCATTCAGTTCATCCACCTCGGTCTCCCGGATCCCGCTGTACACGTTACGACGACAGTGGTTTTGCGGACCCACCTGATCTTCACGAAATTGACGATGAGTACAAGCGACCTGTGAGAAGTAGTTTGCTGCCTTGA
- the LOC123270917 gene encoding uncharacterized protein LOC123270917 — MVFREFNRLAGKLQASAKLQPLFPLRPTPLNKADAPKMIYDTVKTKPVSVDRAATASYSTIPPKLEAKMKKFQKDTSKPVFLMGGTPDKILFGITCVLTVFGLGKSAQFYWPYIWTK; from the exons ATGGTATTTCGCGAATTTAATCGACTTGCTGGAAAATTGCAGGCTTCTGCAAAATTGCAGCCTTTATTCCCTTTG AGACCAACTCCACTGAATAAAGCTGATGCACCAAAAATGATCTATGATACTGTGAAAACTAAACCTGTCTCAGTCGACAGAGCAGCAACTGCATCTTACTCAACTATTCCTCCAAAACTAGAagcaaaaatgaaaaaattccag AAGGACACTTCAAAGCCAGTTTTCTTGATGGGAGGTACTCCTGACAAAATTCTGTTCGGTATCACTTGCGTACTGACCGTTTTTGGTCTTGGAAAGTCTGCACAATTCTACTGGCCCTACATCTggaccaaataa
- the LOC123270909 gene encoding coiled-coil domain-containing protein 170 isoform X1 yields MASEDSKDSPGNTEEDLKIFETLCISSPDKFDQEDMTHDVTTSLRSELAALEYKRDRLSSELQEMKTTLRLRDQRVTELQLEADQLREQAARQNSIISSLKKRIQDLEDRERNLYATHGRTEITVQSLQRDVKYHEEKNREYEKKIRQLEHHITEETDLKERARLNLQDFVRRLAHALNSEFCDSTHHSPEMVIHKAEELVQEVNRLRTKSINFESQLTSVEVESKSCRDLLERSSIERDQLQRQVSTQSAELERLRQDKECLEMQYRVTERELNELRDKLVNANRNLTSITGNVSSQETLICQLRDDLKNREEKLSRVQNELRHLLESLAILVSTPNRFVESHENSIKDRIREIIAENKDHILKIHSLKEKLNGMSESSNRQSELLESSMMKIRSLEDDRASLESKVHKLESELTSCELTKESLRRDKHSITIFLERLGKAMQMEDISQEIGLDLQTEALLVRAEQLARLETDKLVDKLVYNYTTFPRIRRERSFELPCLKETSVVYQLQRRVRTLREQLQRRDLHLDLLRRKLSLQEDGVRIKSMLQAERDDANLRAKKAMKQIDRLQIQLAEEKSRNRELSAQLTEAADYKIAALERSRKIEELQKRLVESEMLRTRYTRKLTMLKDQMRTTAESADQERSINDHSLQLLRDELAQVKQNLAEVTRRESQLQTFRVSVVKTLSEPIFTPDYEIISRLQKMVSAHRDFTMLSRRYDEPLETNPSRCTSIHPVHSVHPPRSPGSRCTRYDDSGFADPPDLHEIDDEYKRPVRSSLLP; encoded by the exons ATGGCATCGGAAGATTCTAAGGATTCGCCCggaaatacagaggaagattTGAAGATTTTTGAGACACTTTGTATTTCTTCACCAGacaag tttgatcaAGAGGATATGACGCATGACGTCACAACAAGTTTAAGAAGTGAATTAGCAGCTCTGGAATACAAACGAGACCGACTTTCATCTGAA CTTCAAGAGATGAAGACTACGTTGAGATTACGAGACCAGAGGGTAACCGAGTTACAGTTGGAGGCTGATCAACTTCGTGAGCAAGCCGCTAGACAAAATTCTATAATTTctagtcttaaaaaaagaatacaA gatctCGAAGATAGAGAGAGAAATCTATATGCGACACATGGGCGTACTGAAATAACAGTTCAAAGCTTACAACGTGATGTTAAATatcacgaagaaaaaaatcggGAGTATGAAAAGAAAATTCGACAATTAGAACATCACATCACGGAAGAAACTGATTTAAAAGAACGTGCGCGGTTAAATTTACAg GACTTTGTAAGAAGATTAGCGCATGCATTGAACAGTGAATTTTGCGACAGTACACACCACAGCCCAGAAATGGTGATTCACAAAGCTGAAGAACTTGTCCAGGAAGTTAATCGACTCCGTACCAAgagtattaattttgaaagcCAATTAACTAGTGTAGAAGTTGAATCTAAGAGCTGCCGAGATTTATTAGAACGATCTAGTATTGAAAGAGATCAATTGCAACGACAAGTTAGCACGCAATCAGCTGAACTGGAACGACTTCGTCAG GATAAAGAGTGCCTTGAAATGCAGTACAGGGTCACCGAGAGGGAATTGAATGAACTCAGGGACAAATTAGTGAATGCTAATAGAAATCTCACGAGTATTACAGGAAATGTTTCTAGTCAAGAAACGCTCATTTGTCAATTACGag ATGATCTAAAAAACCGAGAAGAAAAACTGTCTCGAGTACAAAACGAACTGCGTCATCTTCTTGAATCTTTGGCAATACTCGTTAGCACTCCGAATAGATTTGTTGAGTCTCATGAGAATTCAATAAAAGATCGGATACGTGAGATCATTGCCGAAAACAAAGATCATATCCTT AAAATCCATAGcctgaaagaaaaattaaacggAATGTCGGAATCATCAAACCGGCAAAGTGAGTTGTTAGAGTCGAGTATGATGAAAATAAGGAGCCTTGAAGATGATCGTGCAAGTTTAGAATCTAAAGTTCATAAATTAGAATCTGAATTAACAAGTTGTGAATTGACTAAGGAGTCACTCAGGCGTGATAAACATAGC attacaatatttttggAACGTCTGGGCAAAGCTATGCAAATGGAAGATATTTCTCAAGAAATCGGTTTGGATCTTCAAACAGAAGCTCTGTTAGTACGAGCTGAACAGTTAGCACGCCTTGAGACAGATAAGCTCGTCGACAAG CTAGTCTACAACTACACAACATTTCCCAGGATACGGCGAGAGCGGTCCTTCGAGCTTCCTTGTCTAAAAGAA ACATCTGTTGTTTATCAACTTCAAAGACGAGTAAGAACTCTACGGGAACAATTGCAGCGACGGGATTTACATTTGGATCTATTGCGTAGAAAGCTTTCACTGCAGGAAGATGGCGTGAGAATTAAGTCGATGTTACAAGCGGAGAGAGACGACGCTAATTTACG agcTAAAAAAGCAATGAAGCAAATAGATCGACTGCAGATACAATTGGCGGAAGAAAAATCCCGGAATCGTGAATTGAGCGCTCAATTAACAGAAGCTGCTGATTACAAG ATTGCGGCGTTAGAGCGCAGTCGAAAAATAGAAGAGTTGCAAAAGCGTCTAGTGGAGAGTGAAATGCTTAGAACTCGTTACACCAGAAAATTAACGATGCTGAAAGATCAAATGCGGACAACGGCTGAGAGTGCTGATCAAGAAAGATCGATTAATGATCATTCATTACAATTACTTAGAGACGAACTGGCTCAGgttaaacaaaatttagcGGAGGTCACCAGAAGAGAATCACAATTGCAGACTTTCCGAGTCTCTGTTGTTAAAACACTCTCGGAACCTATTTTTACGCCtgattatgaaattatttcgCGTTTACAAAAAATGGTATCAGCTCATCGAGACTTTACAATGTTATCGCGTAGATATGACGAGCCTTTGGAAACCAATCCATCGCGTTGCACTAG taTCCATCCAGTCCATTCAGTTCATCCACCTCGGTCTCCCGGATCCCGCTGTACACGTTACGACGACAGTGGTTTTGCGGACCCACCTGATCTTCACGAAATTGACGATGAGTACAAGCGACCTGTGAGAAGTAGTTTGCTGCCTTGA
- the LOC123270914 gene encoding uncharacterized protein LOC123270914: protein MVLNLKNEISESENDDLDSGEMTDNTLNPTKVPGNQPLKLDVKKLVNDFYESEENSKQLAGMKDFKSVKDCDGNRTRVQKKLILCNLKELYQSFKAQYNSVAIGFSKFASLRPTYCILAGSSGTHVVCLYYSSKCKIDVRRM from the exons ATGGTACTGaatcttaaaaatgaaatcagTGAATCTGAGAATGATGATTTAGACTCTGGTGAAATGACTGATAATACATTGAATCCCACAAAAGTTCCAGGCAATCAGCCGCTTAAGTTAGATGTAAAAAAACTTGTCAatgatttttatgaaagcGAAGAAAACTCAAAACAATTAGCGGGCATGAAAGATTTTAAATCTGTGAAGGATTGTGATGGAAATCGAACTAGGgtacaaaaaaagttgattctttgtaatttaaaagaattgtaCCAAAGCTTCAAAGCGCAATATAATTCAGTGGCAATTGGATTTTCTAAATTCGCTAGTTTGAGGCCTACTTATTGTATTCTTGCTGGAAGTAGTGGTACACATGTCGTATGTTTGTACTATTCatcaaaatgtaaaattgatgttagaaG gatgtaa
- the LOC123270909 gene encoding coiled-coil domain-containing protein 170 isoform X2, translating into MASEDSKDSPGNTEEDLKIFETLCISSPDKFDQEDMTHDVTTSLRSELAALEYKRDRLSSELQEMKTTLRLRDQRVTELQLEADQLREQAARQNSIISSLKKRIQDLEDRERNLYATHGRTEITVQSLQRDVKYHEEKNREYEKKIRQLEHHITEETDLKERARLNLQDFVRRLAHALNSEFCDSTHHSPEMVIHKAEELVQEVNRLRTKSINFESQLTSVEVESKSCRDLLERSSIERDQLQRQVSTQSAELERLRQDKECLEMQYRVTERELNELRDKLVNANRNLTSITGNVSSQETLICQLRDDLKNREEKLSRVQNELRHLLESLAILVSTPNRFVESHENSIKDRIREIIAENKDHILKIHSLKEKLNGMSESSNRQSELLESSMMKIRSLEDDRASLESKVHKLESELTSCELTKESLRRDKHSITIFLERLGKAMQMEDISQEIGLDLQTEALLVRAEQLARLETDKLVDKTSVVYQLQRRVRTLREQLQRRDLHLDLLRRKLSLQEDGVRIKSMLQAERDDANLRAKKAMKQIDRLQIQLAEEKSRNRELSAQLTEAADYKIAALERSRKIEELQKRLVESEMLRTRYTRKLTMLKDQMRTTAESADQERSINDHSLQLLRDELAQVKQNLAEVTRRESQLQTFRVSVVKTLSEPIFTPDYEIISRLQKMVSAHRDFTMLSRRYDEPLETNPSRCTSIHPVHSVHPPRSPGSRCTRYDDSGFADPPDLHEIDDEYKRPVRSSLLP; encoded by the exons ATGGCATCGGAAGATTCTAAGGATTCGCCCggaaatacagaggaagattTGAAGATTTTTGAGACACTTTGTATTTCTTCACCAGacaag tttgatcaAGAGGATATGACGCATGACGTCACAACAAGTTTAAGAAGTGAATTAGCAGCTCTGGAATACAAACGAGACCGACTTTCATCTGAA CTTCAAGAGATGAAGACTACGTTGAGATTACGAGACCAGAGGGTAACCGAGTTACAGTTGGAGGCTGATCAACTTCGTGAGCAAGCCGCTAGACAAAATTCTATAATTTctagtcttaaaaaaagaatacaA gatctCGAAGATAGAGAGAGAAATCTATATGCGACACATGGGCGTACTGAAATAACAGTTCAAAGCTTACAACGTGATGTTAAATatcacgaagaaaaaaatcggGAGTATGAAAAGAAAATTCGACAATTAGAACATCACATCACGGAAGAAACTGATTTAAAAGAACGTGCGCGGTTAAATTTACAg GACTTTGTAAGAAGATTAGCGCATGCATTGAACAGTGAATTTTGCGACAGTACACACCACAGCCCAGAAATGGTGATTCACAAAGCTGAAGAACTTGTCCAGGAAGTTAATCGACTCCGTACCAAgagtattaattttgaaagcCAATTAACTAGTGTAGAAGTTGAATCTAAGAGCTGCCGAGATTTATTAGAACGATCTAGTATTGAAAGAGATCAATTGCAACGACAAGTTAGCACGCAATCAGCTGAACTGGAACGACTTCGTCAG GATAAAGAGTGCCTTGAAATGCAGTACAGGGTCACCGAGAGGGAATTGAATGAACTCAGGGACAAATTAGTGAATGCTAATAGAAATCTCACGAGTATTACAGGAAATGTTTCTAGTCAAGAAACGCTCATTTGTCAATTACGag ATGATCTAAAAAACCGAGAAGAAAAACTGTCTCGAGTACAAAACGAACTGCGTCATCTTCTTGAATCTTTGGCAATACTCGTTAGCACTCCGAATAGATTTGTTGAGTCTCATGAGAATTCAATAAAAGATCGGATACGTGAGATCATTGCCGAAAACAAAGATCATATCCTT AAAATCCATAGcctgaaagaaaaattaaacggAATGTCGGAATCATCAAACCGGCAAAGTGAGTTGTTAGAGTCGAGTATGATGAAAATAAGGAGCCTTGAAGATGATCGTGCAAGTTTAGAATCTAAAGTTCATAAATTAGAATCTGAATTAACAAGTTGTGAATTGACTAAGGAGTCACTCAGGCGTGATAAACATAGC attacaatatttttggAACGTCTGGGCAAAGCTATGCAAATGGAAGATATTTCTCAAGAAATCGGTTTGGATCTTCAAACAGAAGCTCTGTTAGTACGAGCTGAACAGTTAGCACGCCTTGAGACAGATAAGCTCGTCGACAAG ACATCTGTTGTTTATCAACTTCAAAGACGAGTAAGAACTCTACGGGAACAATTGCAGCGACGGGATTTACATTTGGATCTATTGCGTAGAAAGCTTTCACTGCAGGAAGATGGCGTGAGAATTAAGTCGATGTTACAAGCGGAGAGAGACGACGCTAATTTACG agcTAAAAAAGCAATGAAGCAAATAGATCGACTGCAGATACAATTGGCGGAAGAAAAATCCCGGAATCGTGAATTGAGCGCTCAATTAACAGAAGCTGCTGATTACAAG ATTGCGGCGTTAGAGCGCAGTCGAAAAATAGAAGAGTTGCAAAAGCGTCTAGTGGAGAGTGAAATGCTTAGAACTCGTTACACCAGAAAATTAACGATGCTGAAAGATCAAATGCGGACAACGGCTGAGAGTGCTGATCAAGAAAGATCGATTAATGATCATTCATTACAATTACTTAGAGACGAACTGGCTCAGgttaaacaaaatttagcGGAGGTCACCAGAAGAGAATCACAATTGCAGACTTTCCGAGTCTCTGTTGTTAAAACACTCTCGGAACCTATTTTTACGCCtgattatgaaattatttcgCGTTTACAAAAAATGGTATCAGCTCATCGAGACTTTACAATGTTATCGCGTAGATATGACGAGCCTTTGGAAACCAATCCATCGCGTTGCACTAG taTCCATCCAGTCCATTCAGTTCATCCACCTCGGTCTCCCGGATCCCGCTGTACACGTTACGACGACAGTGGTTTTGCGGACCCACCTGATCTTCACGAAATTGACGATGAGTACAAGCGACCTGTGAGAAGTAGTTTGCTGCCTTGA
- the LOC123270909 gene encoding coiled-coil domain-containing protein 170 isoform X3, producing MASEDSKDSPGNTEEDLKIFETLCISSPDKLQEMKTTLRLRDQRVTELQLEADQLREQAARQNSIISSLKKRIQDLEDRERNLYATHGRTEITVQSLQRDVKYHEEKNREYEKKIRQLEHHITEETDLKERARLNLQDFVRRLAHALNSEFCDSTHHSPEMVIHKAEELVQEVNRLRTKSINFESQLTSVEVESKSCRDLLERSSIERDQLQRQVSTQSAELERLRQDKECLEMQYRVTERELNELRDKLVNANRNLTSITGNVSSQETLICQLRDDLKNREEKLSRVQNELRHLLESLAILVSTPNRFVESHENSIKDRIREIIAENKDHILKIHSLKEKLNGMSESSNRQSELLESSMMKIRSLEDDRASLESKVHKLESELTSCELTKESLRRDKHSITIFLERLGKAMQMEDISQEIGLDLQTEALLVRAEQLARLETDKLVDKLVYNYTTFPRIRRERSFELPCLKETSVVYQLQRRVRTLREQLQRRDLHLDLLRRKLSLQEDGVRIKSMLQAERDDANLRAKKAMKQIDRLQIQLAEEKSRNRELSAQLTEAADYKIAALERSRKIEELQKRLVESEMLRTRYTRKLTMLKDQMRTTAESADQERSINDHSLQLLRDELAQVKQNLAEVTRRESQLQTFRVSVVKTLSEPIFTPDYEIISRLQKMVSAHRDFTMLSRRYDEPLETNPSRCTSIHPVHSVHPPRSPGSRCTRYDDSGFADPPDLHEIDDEYKRPVRSSLLP from the exons ATGGCATCGGAAGATTCTAAGGATTCGCCCggaaatacagaggaagattTGAAGATTTTTGAGACACTTTGTATTTCTTCACCAGacaag CTTCAAGAGATGAAGACTACGTTGAGATTACGAGACCAGAGGGTAACCGAGTTACAGTTGGAGGCTGATCAACTTCGTGAGCAAGCCGCTAGACAAAATTCTATAATTTctagtcttaaaaaaagaatacaA gatctCGAAGATAGAGAGAGAAATCTATATGCGACACATGGGCGTACTGAAATAACAGTTCAAAGCTTACAACGTGATGTTAAATatcacgaagaaaaaaatcggGAGTATGAAAAGAAAATTCGACAATTAGAACATCACATCACGGAAGAAACTGATTTAAAAGAACGTGCGCGGTTAAATTTACAg GACTTTGTAAGAAGATTAGCGCATGCATTGAACAGTGAATTTTGCGACAGTACACACCACAGCCCAGAAATGGTGATTCACAAAGCTGAAGAACTTGTCCAGGAAGTTAATCGACTCCGTACCAAgagtattaattttgaaagcCAATTAACTAGTGTAGAAGTTGAATCTAAGAGCTGCCGAGATTTATTAGAACGATCTAGTATTGAAAGAGATCAATTGCAACGACAAGTTAGCACGCAATCAGCTGAACTGGAACGACTTCGTCAG GATAAAGAGTGCCTTGAAATGCAGTACAGGGTCACCGAGAGGGAATTGAATGAACTCAGGGACAAATTAGTGAATGCTAATAGAAATCTCACGAGTATTACAGGAAATGTTTCTAGTCAAGAAACGCTCATTTGTCAATTACGag ATGATCTAAAAAACCGAGAAGAAAAACTGTCTCGAGTACAAAACGAACTGCGTCATCTTCTTGAATCTTTGGCAATACTCGTTAGCACTCCGAATAGATTTGTTGAGTCTCATGAGAATTCAATAAAAGATCGGATACGTGAGATCATTGCCGAAAACAAAGATCATATCCTT AAAATCCATAGcctgaaagaaaaattaaacggAATGTCGGAATCATCAAACCGGCAAAGTGAGTTGTTAGAGTCGAGTATGATGAAAATAAGGAGCCTTGAAGATGATCGTGCAAGTTTAGAATCTAAAGTTCATAAATTAGAATCTGAATTAACAAGTTGTGAATTGACTAAGGAGTCACTCAGGCGTGATAAACATAGC attacaatatttttggAACGTCTGGGCAAAGCTATGCAAATGGAAGATATTTCTCAAGAAATCGGTTTGGATCTTCAAACAGAAGCTCTGTTAGTACGAGCTGAACAGTTAGCACGCCTTGAGACAGATAAGCTCGTCGACAAG CTAGTCTACAACTACACAACATTTCCCAGGATACGGCGAGAGCGGTCCTTCGAGCTTCCTTGTCTAAAAGAA ACATCTGTTGTTTATCAACTTCAAAGACGAGTAAGAACTCTACGGGAACAATTGCAGCGACGGGATTTACATTTGGATCTATTGCGTAGAAAGCTTTCACTGCAGGAAGATGGCGTGAGAATTAAGTCGATGTTACAAGCGGAGAGAGACGACGCTAATTTACG agcTAAAAAAGCAATGAAGCAAATAGATCGACTGCAGATACAATTGGCGGAAGAAAAATCCCGGAATCGTGAATTGAGCGCTCAATTAACAGAAGCTGCTGATTACAAG ATTGCGGCGTTAGAGCGCAGTCGAAAAATAGAAGAGTTGCAAAAGCGTCTAGTGGAGAGTGAAATGCTTAGAACTCGTTACACCAGAAAATTAACGATGCTGAAAGATCAAATGCGGACAACGGCTGAGAGTGCTGATCAAGAAAGATCGATTAATGATCATTCATTACAATTACTTAGAGACGAACTGGCTCAGgttaaacaaaatttagcGGAGGTCACCAGAAGAGAATCACAATTGCAGACTTTCCGAGTCTCTGTTGTTAAAACACTCTCGGAACCTATTTTTACGCCtgattatgaaattatttcgCGTTTACAAAAAATGGTATCAGCTCATCGAGACTTTACAATGTTATCGCGTAGATATGACGAGCCTTTGGAAACCAATCCATCGCGTTGCACTAG taTCCATCCAGTCCATTCAGTTCATCCACCTCGGTCTCCCGGATCCCGCTGTACACGTTACGACGACAGTGGTTTTGCGGACCCACCTGATCTTCACGAAATTGACGATGAGTACAAGCGACCTGTGAGAAGTAGTTTGCTGCCTTGA